Proteins found in one Microbaculum marinisediminis genomic segment:
- a CDS encoding fumarylacetoacetate hydrolase family protein: protein MSIEYVVEPAPIVSLAVEGSPGRFPVARLFCIGRNYAAHAVEMGHDPDREPPFFFLKPPTAIVTSGVFPYPADAGAVHHEVELVVALGGGGEDIPPDAALDCVFGYGVGIDMTLRDLQAEAKTLGRPWDVAKGFDGSAPCGALTPASQIGHPDRGAISLSVNGEERQSGDLAQMIWKTPEIIATLSRRFRLLPGDLILTGTPAGVGPVTPGDEIVASIAGVGKLEVSVGG, encoded by the coding sequence ATGAGCATCGAATACGTCGTAGAGCCCGCCCCCATCGTCTCGCTTGCGGTTGAAGGAAGTCCGGGACGGTTTCCCGTGGCCCGTCTCTTCTGCATCGGACGCAATTATGCGGCTCACGCCGTCGAAATGGGTCACGATCCGGATCGGGAGCCGCCGTTCTTCTTCCTGAAGCCGCCGACCGCGATCGTGACCAGCGGCGTCTTTCCCTATCCCGCCGATGCCGGTGCGGTGCATCACGAAGTCGAGCTTGTCGTCGCCCTGGGCGGTGGCGGCGAGGATATCCCTCCGGATGCCGCGCTTGACTGCGTGTTCGGTTACGGCGTCGGCATCGACATGACATTGCGCGACCTGCAGGCCGAGGCCAAGACGCTCGGCCGCCCCTGGGACGTGGCCAAGGGGTTCGACGGCTCGGCGCCGTGCGGCGCGCTGACGCCGGCGTCCCAGATCGGCCATCCGGACCGAGGCGCGATCTCGCTGTCGGTCAATGGCGAGGAACGGCAAAGCGGCGACCTCGCGCAGATGATCTGGAAGACGCCGGAGATCATCGCCACCCTGTCACGCCGCTTTCGACTTCTTCCCGGCGATCTGATCCTGACCGGGACGCCCGCCGGGGTCGGCCCGGTGACACCCGGCGACGAGATCGTCGCCAGCATCGCCGGCGTCGGAAAGCTCGAAGTCTCCGTCGGAGGCTAG
- a CDS encoding LacI family DNA-binding transcriptional regulator, with amino-acid sequence MAKQGEQKRSRPTIHGVAARAGVSTATVSKVVNGKKTGVSAETRRRVEAAIREMGYRPNRIGRNLRTQRHGAVGLAIVDPSPRFLADPFTTNLVAGLSNHLSKNDFGLLLYGVLPGRLAECSLIRISQVDAICLNPSGDRAERIESMRLVAGLGQPLVVFQDQPVPDLPDACFVRQDDHGGSAAIARELLRRNPRRAAMVITDIQWPAVENRVAGVSEVFADHNVTLDLIPCDETSAVAITDATTRYLDRNGIPDVIVGQNDQIAIAAIQVLRSRGLRVPEDVAVSGFNAFPFTGLAVPPLTTVKSRAYEIGVTAAGAIIERLESGIFSETDHLLPLELVHGQSI; translated from the coding sequence ATGGCGAAACAGGGTGAACAGAAACGCAGCCGTCCGACCATTCATGGCGTCGCCGCGCGGGCGGGGGTCTCCACGGCAACCGTCTCGAAGGTTGTCAACGGCAAGAAGACCGGCGTTTCTGCGGAGACCCGACGCCGGGTCGAGGCGGCAATCCGGGAGATGGGCTACAGGCCCAACCGGATCGGGCGCAATCTGCGCACGCAGCGTCACGGTGCGGTCGGCCTGGCGATCGTAGACCCGTCTCCGCGCTTTCTGGCCGATCCCTTCACGACCAATCTGGTCGCCGGCCTTAGCAATCACCTGAGCAAGAACGATTTCGGCCTGCTGCTCTATGGCGTCCTGCCCGGGCGGCTGGCGGAATGTTCCCTGATCCGCATTTCCCAGGTCGATGCCATCTGCCTGAACCCCAGCGGCGATCGGGCGGAGCGCATCGAGTCCATGCGGCTTGTCGCCGGCCTGGGCCAACCTCTGGTGGTTTTCCAGGACCAGCCGGTGCCGGATCTGCCGGATGCCTGTTTCGTCCGTCAGGACGATCACGGCGGATCGGCGGCGATCGCGCGGGAACTCCTGCGCCGAAATCCGCGCCGTGCCGCCATGGTGATCACCGACATTCAATGGCCCGCGGTGGAGAATCGTGTCGCCGGGGTCTCGGAGGTCTTCGCCGACCACAATGTCACGTTGGATCTGATCCCGTGCGACGAGACCAGCGCGGTGGCGATTACGGATGCCACCACCCGCTATCTCGACCGCAACGGGATACCCGACGTCATTGTCGGCCAGAATGACCAGATCGCCATCGCCGCCATCCAGGTTCTGCGCAGCCGCGGCCTAAGGGTGCCCGAGGATGTGGCGGTCTCCGGCTTCAATGCCTTCCCCTTTACCGGCCTGGCCGTACCGCCGCTGACCACGGTCAAGTCGCGGGCCTACGAAATCGGGGTTACCGCGGCCGGGGCCATCATCGAGCGCTTGGAAAGCGGCATCTTCAGCGAGACGGATCATCTGTTGCCGCTCGAACTGGTGCACGGCCAGTCGATCTGA
- a CDS encoding RraA family protein, with amino-acid sequence MPALFDFEKLAAQLYTAVLSDVLDSLGYPNQAMAPFVRPLDEGLTLFGRARTGLYMPTYSVSPDENPYEVEIALIDDLKPGDVPVLACDGPTTRIAPWGELLTTASRMRGAVGCVTDGLVRDVRHIRTAGFPVFHGGIGPLDSKGRGKMMNMDVPVRCAGAAVAPGDLIFGDVDGVIAIPAAVAEKAIEIALDKVESENRTRDELLQGALLKDVYDKYGVL; translated from the coding sequence ATGCCCGCGTTATTTGATTTCGAGAAGCTGGCGGCGCAACTCTATACGGCAGTCCTGTCGGATGTGCTCGACAGTCTCGGCTATCCTAACCAGGCGATGGCGCCCTTCGTACGCCCGCTGGATGAGGGCCTGACATTATTCGGTCGTGCCCGGACCGGCCTCTACATGCCGACCTATTCCGTCTCTCCCGACGAAAATCCCTATGAAGTCGAGATCGCGCTCATCGACGATCTGAAGCCGGGCGATGTCCCGGTGCTCGCATGCGACGGCCCGACCACGCGGATAGCCCCCTGGGGTGAGCTCCTGACCACGGCATCGCGGATGCGCGGCGCGGTGGGGTGCGTCACCGATGGATTGGTCCGCGATGTCCGCCACATCCGCACCGCCGGGTTCCCGGTGTTTCACGGCGGGATCGGCCCGCTCGATTCCAAGGGCCGCGGCAAGATGATGAATATGGATGTTCCCGTGCGGTGCGCCGGCGCGGCGGTCGCTCCCGGGGATCTCATTTTCGGCGATGTGGATGGCGTGATCGCCATTCCTGCTGCCGTCGCCGAGAAAGCGATCGAGATCGCCCTCGACAAGGTCGAGAGCGAGAACCGCACCAGGGACGAACTGCTTCAGGGTGCCTTGCTGAAGGACGTCTACGACAAATACGGCGTTCTCTGA
- a CDS encoding TRAP transporter substrate-binding protein, translating to MSIRKGLALAGALMVLGAASASAQEYTIRASHGESTDSALHRGWQVFEAYVESASGGKIAVEIAPAGQLGSMTDALEQAKSGAIQMAHGDEQTMSTFYKPMLILATPYLFANDEEGMAFVDTPFFMETREKMAEESGLRLLAAASYGFRNFTNNVHPIKTAADMEGIRMRVPPSPMSLKMVEAMGGSPTPVPWVELYGAMQSGVVDGQENPTGVALDYSFYQVQKHMTLDSHQLGLNTLMMNEAFFQSLPVDLREIVVTGARMAANTEYGERNFQARVSAVDKLRELGMEVYAPSGEEVETFRTAVKEPMRAYLQEELDPAFVDAVYSEIESMRAASRAAVE from the coding sequence ATGTCTATTCGAAAAGGATTGGCGCTCGCCGGAGCATTGATGGTGCTTGGGGCGGCATCCGCCTCGGCACAGGAATACACGATCCGCGCCAGTCACGGCGAATCCACGGATAGCGCCCTGCACAGGGGATGGCAGGTCTTCGAGGCCTATGTCGAAAGTGCCAGTGGCGGCAAGATCGCGGTCGAGATCGCCCCGGCCGGACAGCTCGGCTCCATGACCGACGCGCTGGAGCAGGCCAAGAGCGGCGCCATCCAGATGGCCCACGGCGACGAACAGACCATGAGCACGTTCTACAAGCCCATGCTCATCCTCGCCACGCCATACCTGTTCGCGAACGATGAAGAAGGCATGGCGTTCGTGGACACGCCCTTCTTCATGGAAACCCGCGAGAAGATGGCCGAAGAATCCGGTCTGCGCCTGCTGGCGGCCGCCTCGTACGGCTTCCGCAACTTCACGAACAACGTGCATCCGATCAAGACCGCGGCCGACATGGAAGGCATCCGCATGCGCGTGCCGCCGAGCCCGATGTCGCTGAAGATGGTCGAGGCCATGGGCGGCTCGCCCACCCCAGTTCCTTGGGTGGAACTCTATGGCGCCATGCAGTCCGGCGTGGTGGACGGTCAGGAGAACCCGACCGGCGTTGCCCTCGACTACTCGTTCTATCAGGTCCAGAAGCACATGACCCTGGACAGCCATCAGCTCGGCCTCAACACGCTCATGATGAACGAGGCGTTCTTCCAGAGCCTCCCCGTCGATCTCCGCGAGATCGTCGTGACGGGCGCCCGCATGGCGGCCAACACCGAGTATGGCGAGCGCAACTTCCAGGCCCGCGTCAGCGCGGTCGACAAGCTGCGTGAGCTGGGGATGGAGGTCTATGCACCTTCCGGCGAGGAAGTCGAGACCTTCCGCACCGCCGTCAAGGAGCCGATGCGGGCTTACCTGCAGGAGGAACTCGACCCGGCTTTTGTCGACGCGGTCTATTCCGAGATCGAGTCGATGCGCGCCGCGTCCCGCGCCGCCGTCGAGTAA
- a CDS encoding TRAP transporter small permease gives MFRTIDRVVDAALVLSLAIIATVLVIQVALRYLLHAPLAWPEELSQFLLVGISFFGMYRAFGEQAHIRIQWLDKRPFALRLLRAYGLLAVAIFLAYIGYGGFLLAAAAWNQPSTALRLPMAIPYLIIPVSCALSLVAVAVSAKHLLFGTEIGDQDQNPGNADP, from the coding sequence ATGTTTCGAACCATCGATCGCGTAGTCGATGCGGCGCTCGTGCTGTCGCTAGCCATCATAGCGACGGTCCTCGTCATCCAGGTCGCGCTCCGCTACCTGCTGCATGCACCGCTTGCCTGGCCGGAGGAACTCTCGCAGTTCCTGCTGGTGGGAATTTCCTTTTTCGGAATGTATCGCGCCTTCGGCGAGCAGGCCCACATCCGCATCCAGTGGCTGGACAAGAGGCCATTCGCCCTGAGGCTGTTGCGCGCATACGGGCTGCTCGCCGTGGCGATCTTCCTGGCCTACATCGGCTATGGCGGCTTCCTGCTGGCTGCCGCGGCCTGGAACCAGCCCTCGACGGCGCTCCGCCTGCCGATGGCCATTCCCTATCTGATCATCCCGGTGTCCTGCGCCCTGTCGCTGGTGGCCGTCGCCGTTTCCGCGAAACACCTCCTGTTCGGCACGGAGATAGGCGACCAGGACCAAAACCCTGGAAACGCTGACCCGTGA
- a CDS encoding TRAP transporter large permease, producing the protein MIVGLILLLLAVLLAVETPIAFAVGFIAFAGLLLTGIGNAPISAQRMFAGMNSYGLLALPLFILAGNLLVAGGVIRRLVEFVDLLVGGVRAGLAYVNILANMMMAGLSGSATADTAALGSVMTPMMRERGYSADFAAALTISGAIVAPIIPPSIIMVIYAIPTKLSIGALFFAGILPGLLIIGLLALYIFLSANRIAPPPVPRNRDKSILRVTVETLPVLMAPFIVVGGVRGGVFTTTEAAAVLVAYAVFLNVVFYRSTSFSTLYEVFRESAVTTATVMIVVGTSSLFAWFLAIENVPNAAREMFMTLTDNPIVFLIAVNLFLIVVGCFVDTVPAILIFVPILQPAAVAFGIDPIHFAIIVIVNLMVGLNTPPIGTNLFVISSVTERPIGAIARALMPFFVVKILALAIITYVPFISLWLPRVAGLIR; encoded by the coding sequence GTGATAGTCGGACTCATCCTGCTTCTGCTGGCGGTCCTCCTGGCCGTCGAGACACCGATCGCATTCGCCGTAGGGTTCATCGCCTTCGCCGGGCTGTTGCTCACGGGAATCGGCAACGCGCCCATTTCCGCGCAGCGCATGTTCGCCGGAATGAACAGCTACGGCCTGCTGGCGCTGCCGCTTTTCATCCTCGCCGGGAACCTGCTGGTTGCCGGCGGTGTCATCCGGCGACTCGTCGAATTCGTCGATTTGCTCGTTGGCGGCGTGCGCGCCGGGCTCGCCTACGTGAACATTCTCGCCAACATGATGATGGCGGGGCTTTCGGGGTCCGCGACCGCCGACACGGCTGCTCTCGGTTCCGTCATGACGCCGATGATGCGCGAACGGGGCTATTCCGCCGACTTCGCCGCCGCGCTGACCATATCCGGCGCCATCGTCGCGCCGATTATCCCGCCCAGCATCATCATGGTGATCTATGCGATCCCGACGAAGCTGTCGATCGGCGCCCTGTTTTTCGCCGGCATCCTTCCGGGACTTCTGATCATCGGCCTGCTGGCGCTCTACATCTTCCTGTCCGCCAACCGCATCGCACCGCCCCCGGTCCCGCGGAACCGTGACAAGTCGATCCTTCGCGTCACCGTGGAAACGCTGCCTGTCCTGATGGCGCCCTTCATCGTCGTGGGCGGTGTGCGCGGCGGCGTCTTCACCACCACGGAGGCCGCCGCCGTTCTGGTCGCCTACGCGGTCTTCCTCAACGTCGTTTTCTATCGCAGCACCAGCTTCTCGACCCTCTACGAGGTCTTTCGCGAAAGCGCCGTGACCACGGCAACGGTGATGATCGTCGTCGGCACATCGAGCCTGTTCGCCTGGTTCCTCGCCATCGAGAACGTGCCGAATGCCGCCCGCGAAATGTTCATGACGCTGACCGACAACCCGATCGTTTTCCTGATCGCGGTCAACCTGTTCCTGATCGTCGTCGGCTGCTTCGTCGATACGGTACCGGCGATCCTGATCTTCGTGCCGATCCTGCAGCCGGCCGCCGTCGCCTTCGGCATAGACCCGATCCACTTCGCCATCATCGTCATCGTCAACCTGATGGTGGGCCTGAACACGCCCCCCATCGGTACGAACCTCTTCGTGATCTCTTCGGTTACGGAGCGGCCGATAGGAGCGATCGCCCGCGCCCTCATGCCCTTCTTCGTGGTGAAGATCCTGGCGCTGGCGATCATCACCTACGTGCCATTCATCTCTCTTTGGCTACCGCGTGTCGCGGGGCTGATCCGCTGA